One genomic segment of Scylla paramamosain isolate STU-SP2022 chromosome 9, ASM3559412v1, whole genome shotgun sequence includes these proteins:
- the LOC135103326 gene encoding glutamic acid-rich protein-like, whose translation MVPVVRREAQGKRRTRRKRVKSHKRRRKVERKRKERRRRRRRKMEKERRKIRRKEMLQKEKIEIKNVTRQNSELHALITEYKVTPSEEKDKDGMSSCENSEAKCTDTKGKLLGQVATLTSEVSRLESECSSLQVQLDCERDKYNKLLGESLAHEKLSEDVITEPKGETTGLGGTEL comes from the exons ATGGTGCCAGTAGTC aggagggaagcacaggggaagaggaggacgaggaggaagagagttaagagtcacaagaggaggaggaaggtggaaagaaagaggaaggagaggaggaggaggaggaggaggaagatggagaaggaaaggagaaagataagaaggaaggaaatgctgcagaaggagaag atagaaatcaaaaacgtcacaagacagaatagtgagctgcatgcacttatcacagagtataaagtcactccctcagaggaaaaagacaaggatggcatgtcttcatgtgagaactcagaagctaaat gtacagataccaaggggaaattgctgggtcaagtggctacactgacatctgaggttagcaggttggagagtgagtgcagcagtcttcaggttcagctagactgtgagagggataagtataacaaactgctgggagaatctcttgctcatgaaaagttgtctgaagatgtcataactgaaccaaaag gagaaacaacaggattgggaggaactgagctttaa